In Arthrobacter sp. B3I4, the following proteins share a genomic window:
- the infC gene encoding translation initiation factor IF-3, with protein MRLVGPAGEQVGVVRIEDALRLAAESDLDLVEVAPQAKPPVCKLMDFGKYKYEAAVKAREARKNQTNTVLKEIRFRLKIDTHDYETKRGHALRFLGAGDKVKAMIQFRGREQQRPEMGIRLLQRFADDVAEVGVVESSPRIDGRNMVMVVGPLKNKAEAKAEARRATQRAEAKAENEAKAAGRVDTSGPEAPLTQSLADLLPEGYQVRTEAPAPESPAAAAPETAAPAEAKVEEAAAEAAPAEKAPEQPKQEAPRAAAPKAAPAPKAAAPKAAAPKAAAPKAAAPKAAPAAKAAAPKAAEAAPATDKPAADKPAAAPKPVAAPKPVARPAAPKPAARPAAPKAAPKPGSKKTN; from the coding sequence GTGCGGCTGGTCGGCCCTGCAGGCGAACAGGTAGGCGTTGTCCGTATTGAGGATGCCCTGCGTTTGGCTGCCGAGTCCGATCTTGATCTCGTTGAAGTTGCACCGCAGGCGAAGCCTCCGGTGTGCAAGCTGATGGACTTCGGCAAGTACAAGTACGAAGCTGCGGTCAAGGCACGCGAGGCCCGGAAGAACCAGACCAACACGGTCCTGAAGGAAATCCGTTTCCGGCTCAAGATCGACACCCACGACTACGAAACCAAGCGCGGCCACGCGCTGCGCTTCCTCGGCGCCGGTGACAAGGTCAAGGCCATGATCCAGTTCCGCGGCCGTGAGCAGCAGCGCCCCGAGATGGGCATCCGCCTGCTTCAGCGCTTCGCGGACGACGTCGCCGAGGTGGGCGTCGTCGAGTCCAGCCCGCGCATCGACGGCCGAAACATGGTCATGGTCGTGGGTCCGCTGAAGAACAAGGCCGAAGCGAAGGCAGAGGCCCGCCGCGCAACGCAGCGTGCTGAAGCCAAGGCCGAGAACGAAGCGAAGGCCGCAGGCCGCGTTGACACCTCAGGCCCCGAGGCGCCCCTGACGCAGTCGCTGGCCGACCTTCTTCCGGAGGGTTACCAGGTCCGGACCGAGGCACCCGCACCTGAGTCGCCGGCAGCGGCTGCTCCGGAGACGGCAGCTCCCGCCGAGGCGAAGGTCGAAGAAGCCGCCGCCGAGGCGGCTCCGGCCGAAAAGGCTCCGGAACAGCCGAAGCAGGAAGCCCCCAGGGCTGCGGCACCGAAGGCGGCTCCGGCCCCCAAGGCCGCCGCCCCCAAGGCTGCTGCACCGAAGGCTGCTGCACCGAAGGCCGCTGCTCCCAAGGCGGCTCCGGCCGCCAAGGCTGCAGCACCGAAGGCGGCTGAGGCAGCGCCGGCAACGGACAAGCCGGCAGCGGATAAGCCTGCGGCGGCCCCGAAGCCGGTCGCGGCTCCGAAGCCGGTTGCCCGGCCTGCAGCTCCGAAGCCTGCTGCCCGGCCGGCAGCTCCCAAGGCCGCCCCGAAGCCGGGCAGCAAGAAGACCAACTAG
- a CDS encoding NAD(P)(+) transhydrogenase (Re/Si-specific) subunit beta yields MSVLAPGWTALLYLAAAVCFILALKGLSSPRTARRGNAVGAAGAAVAVLAVFLSARLENMPLILGAIAVGSAVAVPVARRVQMTQMPQLVALFNGVGGGAAALVAVLELGHSADPWVRLAVVFTMLVGAVSFAGSAVTVGKLQELISTRPLLFPGMPVVMVLVVAGALAAGGLVVLTGAPGWAGALLVLGLAAGLLLVLPVGGADVPIVISLLNAFTGLAVAASGIVLGNVLLLVAGTLVGASGTILTKVMAAAMGRGVAGIMFGAFRGGSTAGSTTVSDRPVRSSSAEDVAVQLGYAERVVIVPGYGLAVAQGQHTVAELATALAARGVEVVFAIHPVAGRMPGHMNVLLAEANVPYESLRELDEVNPEFANTDVALVVGANDVVNPAAKSSPGSPIYGMPILEVVQSQQVVFLKRSMRPGFAGIENELLYDPKTTLLFGDAKDSLSKVLGAVKVL; encoded by the coding sequence ATGAGCGTCCTGGCGCCGGGCTGGACCGCGCTGCTGTACCTCGCGGCGGCAGTCTGCTTCATCCTCGCGCTCAAGGGCCTGAGCTCACCGCGGACGGCCCGGCGCGGCAACGCCGTCGGTGCCGCCGGCGCCGCGGTGGCGGTGCTGGCCGTGTTCCTCTCGGCACGGCTGGAGAACATGCCGCTGATCCTCGGAGCTATCGCCGTCGGCTCAGCCGTCGCCGTGCCGGTGGCACGGCGCGTGCAGATGACCCAGATGCCGCAGCTGGTCGCCCTGTTCAACGGCGTCGGCGGCGGAGCGGCCGCCCTCGTCGCCGTGCTGGAACTGGGCCACAGCGCCGACCCGTGGGTACGGCTCGCGGTCGTCTTCACCATGCTGGTCGGAGCAGTGTCCTTCGCCGGGTCGGCCGTCACCGTGGGGAAGCTGCAGGAACTAATCAGCACCCGCCCGTTGCTTTTCCCCGGCATGCCGGTGGTGATGGTGCTGGTTGTGGCTGGCGCGCTGGCCGCCGGCGGCCTCGTCGTACTCACCGGCGCCCCCGGCTGGGCCGGGGCGTTGCTGGTGCTGGGCCTGGCCGCGGGGCTGCTGCTGGTGCTCCCGGTGGGCGGCGCCGACGTGCCGATCGTGATCTCGCTGCTCAACGCCTTCACCGGCCTCGCCGTCGCCGCGTCCGGGATCGTCCTCGGCAACGTGCTGCTGCTCGTCGCCGGGACGCTCGTGGGGGCCAGCGGCACCATCCTCACCAAGGTGATGGCCGCCGCCATGGGCCGCGGCGTCGCCGGCATCATGTTCGGCGCTTTCCGGGGCGGCTCCACCGCCGGGTCCACCACGGTCAGCGACCGGCCGGTGCGCTCCTCCTCGGCCGAGGACGTCGCTGTCCAGCTCGGCTACGCCGAACGCGTGGTGATCGTGCCCGGCTACGGACTCGCGGTCGCGCAGGGCCAGCACACCGTGGCGGAGCTTGCCACCGCCCTGGCCGCCCGCGGGGTAGAGGTCGTCTTCGCCATCCATCCGGTCGCGGGCCGGATGCCGGGGCACATGAACGTACTGCTGGCTGAAGCGAACGTACCCTACGAGTCGCTGCGGGAACTCGACGAGGTAAACCCGGAGTTCGCCAACACGGACGTCGCCCTGGTGGTGGGCGCGAACGACGTCGTTAACCCGGCCGCGAAGTCCTCGCCCGGGTCGCCGATCTACGGCATGCCGATCCTGGAGGTGGTCCAGTCCCAGCAGGTGGTGTTCCTCAAACGCTCGATGCGCCCGGGCTTTGCCGGCATCGAGAACGAACTCCTGTATGACCCCAAGACCACCCTCCTGTTCGGCGACGCCAAGGACTCGCTCTCGAAGGTCCTCGGCGCGGTCAAGGTCCTCTAG
- the rplT gene encoding 50S ribosomal protein L20, which produces MARVKRAVNAHKKRRVILERAKGYRGQRSRLYRKAKEQLLHSFVYSYGDRKKKKGDFRRLWIQRINAASRANGLTYNRLIQGLKAAEVEVDRRMLAELAVSDATAFAALVQIAKDSLPSDTSAPAAK; this is translated from the coding sequence GTGGCACGTGTGAAGAGGGCGGTCAACGCCCACAAGAAGCGCAGGGTTATCCTCGAACGCGCAAAGGGCTACCGTGGACAGCGTTCACGCCTGTACCGCAAGGCCAAAGAGCAGCTGCTGCACTCGTTCGTGTACAGCTACGGCGACCGCAAGAAGAAGAAGGGCGACTTCCGCCGCCTTTGGATCCAGCGCATCAACGCTGCGTCCCGCGCCAACGGTCTCACCTACAACCGCCTGATCCAGGGCCTGAAGGCCGCTGAGGTCGAGGTTGACCGCCGCATGCTGGCAGAGCTGGCCGTCTCGGACGCCACCGCCTTCGCCGCGCTGGTCCAGATCGCCAAGGACTCGCTGCCCAGCGACACTTCCGCTCCCGCCGCCAAGTAA
- a CDS encoding GlsB/YeaQ/YmgE family stress response membrane protein produces the protein MGFIGWIILGLIVGAIVKAVMPGRVGGGWVTSLILGVVGAIVGGWIGDLLFGGGKMEFWNLGSWILAIVGGLVVAGIYGAVTGRNRTT, from the coding sequence ATGGGCTTCATAGGCTGGATCATTCTCGGACTCATTGTAGGTGCAATCGTTAAGGCAGTTATGCCTGGCAGGGTCGGCGGCGGCTGGGTCACCAGCCTCATCCTCGGCGTGGTCGGTGCCATTGTCGGCGGCTGGATCGGAGACCTGCTGTTCGGCGGCGGCAAGATGGAATTCTGGAATCTCGGTTCCTGGATCCTGGCCATCGTCGGCGGCCTCGTCGTAGCCGGCATTTACGGCGCCGTCACCGGACGAAACCGCACAACGTAA
- a CDS encoding (deoxy)nucleoside triphosphate pyrophosphohydrolase encodes MTELINVVGGAVVDSLADPRSLLVARRTAPPQFAGMWEFPGGKVDPGEAPEEALHRELREELGVEVRLGPELSAGAPAGWPLNPKAAMRVWFAELTAGTPQPLEDHDELRWVALANAEEVLGLPWIPADLPIVEALLAAVSAQPSPN; translated from the coding sequence GTGACAGAACTCATCAACGTCGTCGGCGGCGCGGTAGTGGACTCCCTGGCCGATCCCCGGAGCCTTTTGGTGGCACGGCGCACCGCGCCACCCCAGTTTGCGGGCATGTGGGAATTTCCCGGGGGCAAGGTGGACCCCGGCGAGGCTCCGGAGGAAGCGCTGCACCGTGAGCTGCGGGAGGAACTCGGGGTCGAGGTCCGGCTGGGCCCGGAACTTTCCGCCGGCGCGCCGGCCGGCTGGCCGCTCAATCCCAAGGCTGCCATGCGCGTCTGGTTCGCGGAGCTGACCGCCGGGACACCGCAGCCGCTGGAAGACCACGACGAGCTTCGCTGGGTGGCGCTGGCGAACGCCGAAGAGGTCCTGGGGCTGCCCTGGATTCCGGCTGACCTGCCGATCGTCGAGGCGCTGCTGGCTGCAGTGTCGGCCCAGCCCTCGCCAAATTGA
- a CDS encoding cation diffusion facilitator family transporter: MAANGGTKAIVAALAANLTIAVLKFVAFILTQSSSMLAEAIHSVADSGNQLLLLVGGKRAKKEASPEHPFGYGRERYIYAFIVAIVLFSVGGLFALYEAWGKLQHPHGIEGDFWWVPLAVLVGAILAESFSFRTAIRESNPLRGDQSWVKFIRNAKQPELPVILLEDFGALLGLLFALFGVGLTLITGNGVWDALGTAMIGLLLVAIAAVLAIETKSLLLGESATRADVGKIRAAIESDGTTIIHLKTLHLGPDELLVAAKISVGAADSGRDIAAAIDAAEARIRAAVPTARQIYLEPDLQRISAGQA, encoded by the coding sequence TTGGCTGCAAACGGCGGTACTAAAGCGATTGTGGCGGCTCTAGCGGCCAACCTGACGATCGCGGTCCTGAAGTTCGTCGCGTTCATCCTGACGCAGTCCTCGTCGATGCTGGCCGAGGCCATCCACTCGGTGGCGGATTCCGGAAACCAGCTGCTCCTGCTCGTCGGCGGCAAGCGGGCCAAGAAGGAAGCGAGCCCGGAGCACCCCTTCGGCTACGGCCGGGAACGCTATATCTACGCCTTCATCGTCGCGATTGTGCTTTTCAGCGTCGGCGGGCTGTTTGCCCTGTATGAGGCGTGGGGCAAGCTCCAGCACCCGCACGGCATCGAGGGGGACTTCTGGTGGGTTCCGCTGGCCGTACTGGTCGGTGCCATCTTGGCCGAGTCTTTCTCCTTCCGGACAGCGATCCGCGAATCGAATCCGCTCCGCGGGGACCAGAGCTGGGTGAAGTTCATCCGGAATGCCAAGCAGCCAGAACTGCCCGTCATCCTGCTGGAGGACTTCGGCGCGCTGCTGGGCCTGCTCTTCGCGCTCTTCGGGGTGGGTCTGACGCTGATAACCGGGAACGGCGTCTGGGACGCGCTTGGTACTGCCATGATCGGTCTGCTGCTGGTGGCGATCGCGGCGGTCCTGGCCATCGAAACCAAGTCCCTGCTCCTCGGCGAGTCGGCCACGAGGGCCGACGTCGGAAAGATCCGGGCCGCCATCGAGTCCGACGGCACCACCATCATCCACCTCAAGACCCTGCACCTGGGCCCGGACGAACTGCTGGTCGCCGCGAAGATCAGCGTCGGCGCGGCTGACTCAGGCCGTGACATCGCCGCGGCAATCGACGCCGCCGAGGCCCGTATCCGTGCTGCCGTGCCGACCGCGCGGCAGATTTACCTCGAACCGGATCTGCAGCGCATCAGCGCCGGCCAGGCCTAA
- the pcp gene encoding pyroglutamyl-peptidase I, whose amino-acid sequence MILLTGFEPFGGETTNPSWAAARGAAALLEAAGHKAVAVELPCVFGDAIEALRAALAKHRPELVLCAGQAGGRAGISLERVAINCDDARIPDNAGKAPVDEPVVPDGPAAYFSTLPVKAALSALQAAGIPAEVSQSAGTYVCNHVFYGLMHAVRLTPGVRAGFVHVPYGPDQVRPDGGVASLPLEQMTEALAVVVRTALATAEDLKVSAGATH is encoded by the coding sequence ATGATTCTCCTGACCGGCTTTGAGCCCTTCGGCGGCGAAACCACCAATCCTTCCTGGGCCGCGGCGCGCGGGGCGGCGGCGTTGCTGGAAGCGGCAGGACACAAGGCCGTCGCCGTGGAGTTGCCCTGCGTCTTTGGCGACGCCATCGAAGCCCTGCGCGCCGCCCTTGCCAAACACCGTCCGGAGCTGGTGCTCTGTGCCGGCCAGGCGGGAGGACGTGCCGGGATCTCCCTGGAGCGCGTCGCGATCAACTGCGATGACGCCCGGATCCCGGACAACGCCGGCAAGGCCCCCGTCGACGAGCCGGTGGTCCCGGACGGCCCGGCCGCCTACTTCAGCACCCTGCCGGTGAAGGCGGCGCTTTCGGCGCTGCAGGCGGCGGGCATTCCTGCCGAGGTGTCCCAGTCGGCCGGGACCTATGTCTGCAACCACGTCTTTTACGGGCTGATGCACGCCGTGCGGCTCACGCCGGGGGTGCGTGCCGGCTTTGTCCACGTGCCGTACGGCCCGGACCAGGTCCGGCCCGACGGCGGTGTGGCCTCCCTGCCGCTGGAGCAGATGACGGAGGCGCTCGCCGTCGTCGTCCGTACCGCGCTGGCGACCGCGGAGGACCTCAAGGTCTCCGCGGGCGCCACCCACTAG
- a CDS encoding NAD(P) transhydrogenase subunit alpha translates to MDAVTLLTVVVLAVFVGFEVVSKVTSKLHTPLMSGANAIHGIILVGAVIVAGQAADPWLLGVALLAVVLATVNLVGGFVVTDRMLEMFGPRKVLAAAGPGRAPESGSGQAAITPGTAGAAGEERR, encoded by the coding sequence ATGGACGCAGTCACGTTACTCACCGTGGTGGTCCTCGCGGTCTTCGTCGGCTTCGAAGTCGTCTCCAAGGTCACCAGCAAGCTGCACACTCCGCTGATGTCGGGCGCGAACGCCATCCACGGCATCATTCTCGTCGGGGCTGTCATCGTCGCCGGCCAGGCCGCCGACCCCTGGCTGCTCGGGGTCGCACTGCTCGCCGTCGTCCTCGCCACCGTAAACCTGGTCGGCGGCTTCGTGGTCACCGACCGGATGCTGGAGATGTTCGGCCCGCGCAAAGTCCTTGCCGCGGCCGGTCCGGGCCGGGCACCCGAATCGGGGAGCGGGCAAGCGGCCATCACACCGGGAACCGCCGGCGCGGCGGGGGAGGAACGGCGATGA
- the rpmI gene encoding 50S ribosomal protein L35, which yields MPKMKTHSGAKKRFKLTGSGKLRRQQANRRHYLEHKSSRLTRRLAGDKIVFKGDAKVIRKMLGI from the coding sequence ATGCCGAAGATGAAGACCCACAGTGGTGCTAAGAAGCGCTTCAAGCTGACCGGCAGCGGCAAGCTGCGCCGCCAGCAGGCCAACCGCCGCCACTACCTCGAGCACAAGTCCTCCAGGCTGACCCGCCGCCTCGCCGGCGACAAGATCGTCTTCAAGGGCGACGCCAAGGTCATCCGGAAGATGCTCGGCATCTAA
- a CDS encoding RNA methyltransferase, whose product MNETGRPQDLTLSNPRADRVRKVAQLAGRPARLKRREFLVEGPQAVREALTLHQQRIAAGEPGIVHEVYASESCLDRHPELEPLAEGTAAYLATDEVLAAMADTVTPQGILAVCRFLDVSLEQVLDAGPRLVAVLCEVRDPGNAGTVLRAADAAGADAVILTASSVDVYNPKAVRSTAGSLFHLPVVLGAGTEEIVVRCKERGIGVLAADGYGQLNLDRLQDESAARRLGAPATDSGYSLEQPTAWLFGNEAQGLSEEQLALADHRVAVPVYGAAESLNLGTAATVCLYASARSQQPTV is encoded by the coding sequence ATGAACGAAACCGGGCGCCCGCAAGACTTGACACTTTCCAATCCTCGAGCTGATCGGGTGAGGAAGGTGGCACAGCTTGCCGGGCGCCCGGCCCGTTTAAAGCGCCGTGAGTTCCTGGTCGAAGGACCCCAGGCGGTCCGCGAGGCGCTGACCCTGCATCAGCAGCGGATCGCAGCGGGGGAGCCGGGCATCGTCCACGAGGTTTACGCCAGTGAATCCTGCCTGGACCGGCACCCGGAACTGGAGCCGCTCGCGGAAGGCACGGCTGCGTACCTCGCAACCGACGAAGTGCTCGCCGCGATGGCGGACACCGTCACCCCGCAGGGAATTCTGGCGGTCTGCCGATTCCTGGACGTCAGCCTTGAGCAGGTCCTCGACGCAGGTCCCCGGCTGGTTGCCGTGCTGTGCGAGGTCCGGGACCCCGGCAACGCCGGCACCGTGCTGCGTGCCGCCGACGCGGCGGGTGCGGACGCAGTCATCCTGACGGCCTCCAGCGTTGACGTCTACAACCCCAAGGCGGTTCGGTCGACGGCGGGGTCCCTCTTCCACCTACCGGTGGTGCTGGGTGCCGGGACCGAGGAAATCGTGGTCCGCTGCAAGGAACGGGGCATCGGCGTGCTCGCCGCCGACGGCTACGGACAACTCAACCTGGACCGTCTGCAAGACGAGAGTGCCGCCCGGCGGCTGGGTGCACCGGCCACCGATTCGGGCTACTCGCTGGAGCAGCCAACGGCCTGGCTGTTCGGCAACGAGGCCCAGGGCCTGTCGGAGGAACAACTAGCCCTGGCGGACCACCGGGTCGCGGTTCCGGTTTACGGGGCAGCCGAGAGCCTGAACCTCGGGACCGCCGCGACCGTCTGTCTGTACGCCAGCGCCCGGTCTCAACAACCCACCGTCTAG
- a CDS encoding Rv2578c family radical SAM protein, with amino-acid sequence MRWDAQALRPTGAAPGLDAAADEQAADPSGAGAAGPVPPSGGSSSPSVSSSRAATPALLPLVGLVRSVTTPEFAGVTFHEVTAKSVLNKVAPGSRMPFEWTINPYRGCSHACVYCFARKTHTYLDFDAGLDFDSQVVVKINAAEVLRRELAKPSWQHQHVALGTNTDPYQRAEGRYQLMPGIIGALADSGTPLSILTKGTLLARDIPLLKHAAAQVPVGVGISLAMTDERLSEAVEPGTPGPRARLKLVSRLREAGLPCGVMAMPILPWLSDSDDALDSLFGSLAAAGATGVTAGALYLKPGTREWFMQWIAKEHPQLVGKYRRLYGSGSYASKEYRAWLAGRIRYFKTRHGFLGSSGFSHRDLNEDPREEEAQYPAGSIPEPTARGAAHTSAVAAQPTLF; translated from the coding sequence ATGAGATGGGACGCGCAGGCACTCCGACCGACCGGTGCAGCACCTGGGCTGGACGCGGCAGCTGACGAACAGGCGGCTGATCCCTCCGGGGCCGGAGCAGCAGGTCCCGTGCCGCCCTCCGGCGGTTCATCCTCCCCCTCCGTCTCCTCTTCCCGGGCAGCGACGCCGGCGTTGCTGCCGCTCGTGGGATTGGTGCGGTCGGTCACCACTCCTGAGTTTGCCGGCGTCACTTTTCATGAGGTCACTGCCAAATCGGTGCTCAACAAAGTGGCTCCCGGTTCACGCATGCCGTTCGAGTGGACCATCAACCCCTACCGCGGCTGCAGCCACGCCTGCGTCTACTGTTTCGCGCGCAAGACCCACACCTACCTGGACTTCGATGCGGGCCTGGACTTTGACAGCCAGGTGGTGGTCAAGATCAATGCCGCGGAGGTGCTGCGCCGGGAACTGGCGAAGCCTTCCTGGCAGCACCAGCACGTGGCCCTGGGCACTAACACCGACCCGTACCAGCGGGCCGAGGGCCGGTATCAGCTGATGCCCGGCATCATCGGCGCCCTGGCGGACTCCGGCACTCCCCTGTCCATCCTCACCAAGGGCACACTGCTGGCCCGGGACATCCCCCTGCTCAAGCACGCAGCCGCCCAGGTCCCGGTCGGCGTCGGTATCTCGCTTGCCATGACGGACGAACGGCTCTCGGAGGCGGTGGAACCAGGAACACCCGGCCCGCGGGCGAGGCTCAAGCTGGTATCGAGGCTCCGGGAGGCGGGGCTGCCCTGCGGCGTGATGGCGATGCCGATCCTGCCGTGGCTTTCCGATTCCGATGACGCACTCGATTCGCTCTTCGGTTCACTTGCCGCGGCCGGTGCCACCGGCGTGACGGCCGGAGCCCTCTACCTCAAGCCGGGCACCCGGGAATGGTTCATGCAGTGGATCGCGAAGGAGCACCCACAGCTGGTCGGAAAGTACCGCCGGTTGTACGGCAGCGGTTCCTATGCCTCCAAGGAATACCGGGCCTGGCTGGCCGGCCGGATCCGGTATTTCAAGACCCGGCATGGCTTCCTGGGCTCCTCGGGATTCAGCCACCGGGACCTCAATGAGGACCCCCGGGAAGAGGAAGCACAGTATCCCGCCGGCAGCATCCCCGAGCCGACCGCCCGAGGAGCGGCCCACACCTCTGCCGTGGCCGCCCAGCCCACGCTCTTCTGA
- a CDS encoding Re/Si-specific NAD(P)(+) transhydrogenase subunit alpha — protein sequence MQVGVRREQRAGERRVAATPETVRQLTGLGLAVLVERGAGTASGCGDADYEAAGATLTAELPLPAIDVLLHVRPLTPETAAALKPGAVTIGFASPASELQTVGALAAVGVTAFALELVPRISRAQSMDALSSQSLVAGYRAVLEAASRYPRFFPLYMTAAGTIPPARVLVLGAGVAGLQAIGTAKRLGARVSANDIRAASADEVASMGGTFINLELDTRTADASAEGGGGYARELGEDRAARQRALLAPHVAAADVLITTAAIPGRAAPLLVTAEMVAGMRAGSVVVDLAAESGGNVEGVVPGRDVLVPVPGGAVTLVGLQDAASAVASDASRLYAKNVANLLALMTSDGTVAPDFDDEVVAGACLTHDGAVRHAGTAAAMEARH from the coding sequence GTGCAGGTCGGTGTCAGACGGGAACAGCGTGCGGGGGAACGCCGGGTTGCGGCGACGCCGGAGACGGTACGGCAGCTGACGGGCCTCGGACTTGCAGTGCTGGTGGAGCGTGGCGCCGGTACGGCCTCCGGCTGCGGCGACGCCGACTATGAGGCGGCGGGGGCCACCCTCACTGCGGAGCTTCCGTTGCCGGCCATCGATGTCCTGTTGCACGTACGCCCGCTCACGCCGGAGACCGCCGCCGCATTGAAGCCCGGTGCGGTCACCATCGGCTTCGCGTCCCCGGCGTCGGAACTGCAAACCGTCGGGGCCCTCGCCGCCGTCGGCGTGACGGCCTTCGCCCTCGAACTGGTCCCGCGGATCTCCCGGGCACAGTCCATGGACGCGCTCAGTTCCCAATCGCTCGTCGCCGGCTACCGCGCCGTGCTGGAGGCAGCGTCACGCTACCCAAGGTTTTTTCCGCTCTATATGACCGCAGCCGGAACCATCCCGCCGGCCAGGGTGCTGGTGCTCGGTGCCGGCGTCGCGGGCCTGCAGGCCATTGGCACCGCGAAACGGCTCGGCGCGCGGGTCTCGGCGAACGACATCCGCGCCGCGTCCGCCGACGAGGTCGCCTCGATGGGCGGCACCTTCATCAACCTGGAGCTCGACACCCGGACTGCGGACGCGTCCGCGGAGGGCGGTGGCGGTTACGCCCGCGAACTCGGGGAGGACCGGGCCGCCAGGCAGCGGGCGCTGCTGGCGCCGCACGTCGCCGCGGCGGACGTGCTGATTACGACGGCGGCGATTCCCGGGCGTGCAGCCCCGCTGCTGGTGACCGCCGAGATGGTCGCCGGCATGCGGGCCGGCTCCGTCGTCGTGGATCTCGCCGCCGAATCCGGCGGCAACGTGGAGGGCGTCGTGCCCGGACGCGACGTCCTGGTCCCGGTGCCCGGCGGCGCCGTCACCCTGGTGGGACTGCAGGACGCCGCGTCCGCCGTCGCTTCGGACGCCTCCCGTCTGTACGCCAAAAACGTCGCCAACCTGCTCGCCCTGATGACCTCCGACGGTACGGTCGCCCCGGACTTCGACGACGAGGTCGTCGCCGGAGCGTGTCTCACCCACGACGGCGCCGTCCGGCACGCCGGCACAGCGGCAGCAATGGAGGCCCGGCACTGA
- a CDS encoding MFS transporter, translated as MTLSKDARATPQTGSRSLALAIISLAMGGFGIGTTEFTMMGLLKEVEHGLGISTPEAGHLISAYALGVVVGAPALAAAGAKLPRKYLALGLMLFFSLANLSSFIAPDYGTMLVSRFAAGLPHGAFFGVAAVIASSLVAPTKRGWAISMVMAGLTVSNVIGVPFGTWLGQNFGWRLLFLLVGLIGIATMAMLWKFVPYQKPHEDASIRRELAALKRLQVWLAVLIGVVGFGGFFATYTYIAHTMTSVAGIPAEWLPLVVALYGVGMVVGNIVGGRIADKSVMGTIYWVLPGVAVALVVYAVAVHWPWSAYVMVFVVGGAGSMLVPALQTRLLDASPDAPSLASSLNHAALNVANALGAFLGGLVIAWGWGYVAPALVGAVLALLGLGVAVLSGAVERKKPLVR; from the coding sequence ATGACCCTCTCTAAAGACGCCCGCGCAACACCCCAGACCGGCTCCCGGTCCCTGGCCCTCGCCATTATCTCCCTCGCCATGGGCGGGTTCGGCATCGGCACCACCGAGTTCACCATGATGGGCCTGCTTAAAGAGGTTGAGCACGGCCTGGGCATCAGCACCCCGGAGGCCGGGCACCTGATCTCTGCCTACGCATTAGGTGTGGTGGTGGGTGCCCCGGCGCTGGCCGCCGCCGGGGCCAAACTGCCCCGCAAGTACCTCGCCTTGGGGCTGATGCTGTTCTTCAGCCTGGCGAACCTGAGCTCCTTCATCGCGCCGGACTACGGCACCATGCTGGTGTCCCGCTTCGCTGCGGGCCTGCCACACGGGGCCTTCTTCGGGGTGGCGGCGGTTATCGCTTCCTCCCTGGTCGCTCCGACCAAGCGCGGCTGGGCCATCTCCATGGTGATGGCCGGCCTCACCGTCTCGAATGTCATCGGAGTCCCCTTCGGGACCTGGCTGGGTCAGAACTTCGGCTGGCGGCTGCTCTTCCTGCTCGTCGGCCTGATCGGCATTGCCACCATGGCGATGCTCTGGAAGTTTGTGCCGTACCAAAAACCGCATGAGGACGCCAGCATCCGCCGGGAGCTCGCCGCACTGAAACGGCTGCAGGTGTGGCTCGCGGTCCTGATTGGCGTGGTGGGCTTCGGCGGTTTCTTCGCCACCTACACCTACATCGCCCATACAATGACCTCGGTGGCCGGCATCCCGGCCGAATGGTTGCCGCTCGTCGTCGCGCTTTACGGCGTCGGGATGGTGGTGGGCAACATCGTGGGCGGCCGGATCGCGGACAAGTCCGTGATGGGCACCATCTACTGGGTGCTGCCCGGCGTTGCGGTGGCGCTCGTGGTCTACGCCGTCGCCGTGCACTGGCCCTGGTCCGCGTACGTGATGGTCTTTGTCGTCGGCGGCGCCGGCTCCATGCTGGTTCCGGCCCTGCAGACCCGGCTGCTCGATGCCTCCCCCGATGCTCCGTCGCTGGCGTCCTCCCTGAACCACGCGGCCCTGAACGTGGCCAACGCGCTGGGCGCCTTCCTTGGCGGCCTCGTCATCGCCTGGGGCTGGGGCTACGTCGCGCCGGCACTGGTCGGCGCGGTCCTAGCCCTCCTGGGCCTCGGCGTCGCGGTCCTCAGCGGCGCCGTCGAACGCAAAAAACCGCTGGTCCGGTAA